The region CCCGTATTCGAACCAACACATGGCGTACCAACAGACATAGCTTCGAGTAACACTACTCCCTGTCCTTCGTAAAAAGAAGGTAATACCAACAACTTTGATCGGCTCATCCAATCAAGCACTTCTTCGTTTGAAAGAGCCCCTAAAAATGTAACTTTTTCCTCAAGATTTTTTATCTTGACTAATTCCTTTAACTTTATTAAATCATCACCCTCGCCTATATAAATCAGCTTAACACCAACCATATCAGTTGCAATTTGTGAAAATGCTTCCAATAATACATAAACACCTTTAGTTTCAATAATGGAACCTACAAATAGAATTATAGGTTCCCGGTTAAGAATCCGAGGAGGATTGGATACCACTCCATTACTTACTATTTTTACTCGATCTGACTCTAATCCAAGACTTTTCACTACATTACCTAGCATTTGGCTAGGAGCTGTTACAAAACATGCTCCTTTTAGTGCATATCTAGTGAAAAATTTTATAATACGGTTATTTAATGCAACCAACATATCACTTCCATGAACGGTCAAGATGTAGGGCTTATATATAAATAACTGTGTTAGAAAAACAATAAAACCTGATAAGGTCCAGTGAGCATGAACAATATCTACTTTTCTCTTAAGCCGTGTAGTATATAGTAAATGGGATAATATAAACGGAATAATTGCAAACCTTGCAAATTTATTTTTTTTCCATGCATGTGGTAATCCTGCACTATCCTTTCTCAGAACTTCTAGCGATTCGGGCAAATATTTTGGTCTTATTATTTCTATACCATCAAATGACTCTCTTTGTTTTGCACCTTTACTATGCATAGCAATTACTAAAACATTACATCCTATATCTTTTAAGGCTTTCGCTAAACCATAAATGTATACTCCTTGTCCATCACCCCTCCATCGCGGAAATGATGTCGTTACAATAAGTATACTTATTGAACTTTTCTCATTAAGAATTGAACATGCCATGTTATATACTCGTTTATT is a window of candidate division WOR-3 bacterium DNA encoding:
- a CDS encoding glycosyltransferase, translating into MACSILNEKSSISILIVTTSFPRWRGDGQGVYIYGLAKALKDIGCNVLVIAMHSKGAKQRESFDGIEIIRPKYLPESLEVLRKDSAGLPHAWKKNKFARFAIIPFILSHLLYTTRLKRKVDIVHAHWTLSGFIVFLTQLFIYKPYILTVHGSDMLVALNNRIIKFFTRYALKGACFVTAPSQMLGNVVKSLGLESDRVKIVSNGVVSNPPRILNREPIILFVGSIIETKGVYVLLEAFSQIATDMVGVKLIYIGEGDDLIKLKELVKIKNLEEKVTFLGALSNEEVLDWMSRSKLLVLPSFYEGQGVVLLEAMSVGTPCVGSNTGGIPEIITNENGWLFEVGNINELSRILLEATNNEAIWSKKSNNCLEFVKKYSWENISKEMLSIYQKCICR